The Chloroflexota bacterium genomic sequence GATCTGCGGCTGGCCGCCTCCGCGCCCGCCGAAGATCGGCGCCACCTGCCGCAACAACGCCGCCATATCGTAGCCCACATCGTCGGAGCGCGCAAATGCCACCTGCACGCGGTCGGTGCGCGACGCGAGCAGGGCCACGCAGCGCCCCTGCGCGGCCAGGTGGAGCGCCAGGCGCTTGACCGCCTCGCCGTTGCGGTCGTCAAAGACGCGGGCCACCACGCGCACGTCGCCCACGCGCTCCGCGCCGGCCAGCAGGTGCGCCGCCTCCAGTTCAAGCACGCGCGCCTGCGTATGCTCCAGCGCCTTGCGCAACGCCCGCGCCTCGTCCTCCAGCCGCCCCACGGCGTCGGCCAGTTCGGCGTCGGCCACGGTGAAGTGCGCCGCCAACGATGAGACCATCGCGTGCTTGCGCTGATAATCCTCCAGCGCGCGCCACCCGCACAGGAAGTAGATGCGCGTCTCCTGGCCCCGACGTTCGGCGCGCACAATCTTGATGAGGCCCACCTCGCCGGTGCGCGCGCAATGCGTTCCCCCGCACGGCGAGTAGTCCACCCCCTCCACGGCCACGATGCGCACCGTGCCCTCCACGGCGGGCGGCTTGCGGAGCGGCAGCGGGATGGGCTGGCCCGACTCAAAGTAGCGAATGCCCACCGGCAAGTCGCCCATCACCACCTCGTTGGCCGCCCGCTCCACGCGGCGCAAGTCGTCGTCGGTCAGGCCGACGCGCGCCACGTCAATGGACACCATGTCCTCGCCCAGGTGGAAGGAGACCGTGTCGGCATCCAGCACGCGCTCAAAGGCCGCCGACAGGATGTGCTGGCCAGTGTGCTGCTGCATGTGATCCCGGCGTCGCGGCCAGTCCAGGGCGCACCGCACCGTGTCCGCGCCCGGATCTTCGGCGACCCAGTGCACGAGGTCGCCGTCCTCGGTGA encodes the following:
- a CDS encoding alanyl-tRNA editing protein encodes the protein METVRGYYQDPYCREWTATILRRLPGAGRVGLVLDRTFFYPGGGGQPPDAGTIGRQRLLEITEDGDLVHWVAEDPGADTVRCALDWPRRRDHMQQHTGQHILSAAFERVLDADTVSFHLGEDMVSIDVARVGLTDDDLRRVERAANEVVMGDLPVGIRYFESGQPIPLPLRKPPAVEGTVRIVAVEGVDYSPCGGTHCARTGEVGLIKIVRAERRGQETRIYFLCGWRALEDYQRKHAMVSSLAAHFTVADAELADAVGRLEDEARALRKALEHTQARVLELEAAHLLAGAERVGDVRVVARVFDDRNGEAVKRLALHLAAQGRCVALLASRTDRVQVAFARSDDVGYDMAALLRQVAPIFGGRGGGQPQIAQGGGTDAARIEEAIRHAVSLLKEGWG